The genome window GATAAAATTTAAAGTTATCTTATTTATGAAAACGCTAACAAGTCAATGTATTTGTAAAACTTTTTTTCGACTTTTTTTACAATAGAATCAATTTTATGAATCATAAAATAAACGTGTGAGATAAGCCCCTCATTTACATCATAAAGCCCTTGGAATTGCCTAGTGATTCCAAGGGCTTAAAAGTCTTATAAAAGATTTTTTGAAACTCATAAACTTCCTATACGAGCCGGTACATGTGATGGTGTGAGGAAACCCCTTCTATTTTTCATATGGAATGTTACTGCATTTGACGCAATACCGTCTGTAAGATACCACCGTTACGATAGTATTCAATATCGACTACACTATCAAGACGGCATATGACATCAAATTCAAACTGTGAACCATCTTGACGGGTAGCAACGACTTTTAATCTTTGACCTGGTTTCACATCATTATCTAGACCAAGAATATCAAATGTCTCAGTACCATCAATATTGAGAGACTTCCAGCTTACTCCTTCTGCAAATTGTAATGGAAGTACGCCCATTCCAACTAAGTTACTACGGTGAATTCGTTCAAAGCTTTCCGCAATAACGGCTTTTACTCCAAGTAGGAATGTACCTTTGGCTGCCCAGTCACGGGAACTACCCGTACCATACTCCTTACCAGCAATGACAACAAGTGGAGTACCATCTGCTTGATACTTCATTGCTGCATCATATATTGGCATGACTTCACCTGTAGGAATATATTTGGTTACGCCACCTTCTGTGCCAGGAGCCACTTGGTTACGGATGCGGATATTCGCAAATGTACCTCTCATCATCACTTCATGGTTACCGCGACGTGAACCATAAGAGTTGAAGTCTTTACGTTCTACTCCATGATTAATGAGGTATTTACCAGCAGGGCTATCCACTTTGATATTTCCTGCAGGGGAAATATGGTCAGTCGTTACAGAGTCACCAAGCAATGCAAGAACTCTAGCACCTTTTATTTCTTGTATATCATCTACTTCAGGCGTTAAACCTTGGAAGAATGGTGGGTTTTGAATATAGGTTGAACTCTCATCCCACTCATATAATTTTCCTTTTGGCACATCAATTTGATTCCATTTTTCATTAGCAGTAAATACAGAACTATACTGTTTGCGGAATGCTTCAGCATTGATCGATGAGTTGATTGCATCTTGAATCTCTTGATTTGTTGGCCAAATATCTTTTAAGTAAACGGGTTGGTTATTTTGATCATAGCCGATTGGATCTTTCGCTAGATCAATATCCACGGTACCAGCTAAGGCATATACCACAACTAATGGTGGTGATGCAAGATAATTGGCTTTGACTTGTGCATGTACACGACCTTCAAAGTTACGGTTACCAGAAAGTACAGATGTCACAGTAAGATCATTGTCTTCGATTGCCTTACTTACTTCATCTGGTAATGGACCGCTGTTTCCAATACATGTTGTACATCCATAACCAACAACGTTAAATCCTAATTTTTCAAGCGGCTCTAATAAACCAGCATTGACTAAGTAATCCGTAACCACTCTTGAGCCTGGAGCTAATGAACTTTTTACATAAGCAGGTTTCTTTAATCCACGTTCTACAGCTTTCTTTGCCACTAGTCCGGCACCAAGCATTACACTTGGGTTGGAAGTATTGGTACAGCTTGTAATTGCAGCGATCACAACAGAACCTGTTTTTAGAGTTGTTTTTTCTCCATTTGGGTGTTCTACCTCTACACGTTTCTCAATTTCTTCTTCAGATAATCCAAGTCCACCTTTATCGATTGGTTTACGAATAACCTCATTCCAAGCATCTTTCATTTCCGTTAAAAGTACACGGTCTTGAGGACGCTTTGGACCAGCAAGACTTGGAACAACTGTAGAAAGATCTAATTCAATGGTATCTGTAAATACTGGTGGTTCCATTCCATCTTCGCGGAATAAACCTTGTGCTTTATAATAAGCCTCTACAAGCTGAATTAAATGTTCATCACGGCCAGTGAGTCTTAGATAATTTAATGTTTCTTGGTCAACTGGGAAGTAACCCATTGTTGCACCATATTCAGGAGCCATATTTGCTACAGTCGCACGGTCGGCAAGACTAATATTGCTTAAACCATCACCGTAGAATTCAACGAACTTACCAACTACACCTTTCTTACGTAACATCTCAACAACGGTTAATGCCAAATCTGTTGCAGTTGCACCCTCAGATAATTGTCCTGTTAGTTTAAAACCAATAACGTCTGGGGTTACAAAGTAAAGAGGCTGTCCTAACATTCCTGCTTCTGCTTCAATACCACCTACACCCCAACCTACAACACCAAGACCATCAATCATGGTTGTATGGGAATCAGTACCGACTAAGCTATCTGGAAATACTTCAACTTCACCATCTACTTCTTTTGTCCATGCAACTTTTGCTAAGTATTCTAAGTTAACTTGATGAATAATTCCTGTTGCTGGTGGCACAGCACGGAAATTATCAAATGCATCTTGTGCCCAACGAAGCAATTTATAACGTTCCATGTTACGTTCAAATTC of Tepidibacillus fermentans contains these proteins:
- the acnA gene encoding aconitate hydratase AcnA; this translates as MANNDVFSVRSSLQVGDKTYKYYSLKALEEKGIGNISKLPFSIKVLLEAAVRQLDGKAITEEHVKQLANWVEGAGKDKEVPFKPARIVLQDFTGVPAVVDLASMRSAVAEAGGDPEKINPLVPVDLVIDHSVMVDKFGTDDALDYNMTVEFERNMERYKLLRWAQDAFDNFRAVPPATGIIHQVNLEYLAKVAWTKEVDGEVEVFPDSLVGTDSHTTMIDGLGVVGWGVGGIEAEAGMLGQPLYFVTPDVIGFKLTGQLSEGATATDLALTVVEMLRKKGVVGKFVEFYGDGLSNISLADRATVANMAPEYGATMGYFPVDQETLNYLRLTGRDEHLIQLVEAYYKAQGLFREDGMEPPVFTDTIELDLSTVVPSLAGPKRPQDRVLLTEMKDAWNEVIRKPIDKGGLGLSEEEIEKRVEVEHPNGEKTTLKTGSVVIAAITSCTNTSNPSVMLGAGLVAKKAVERGLKKPAYVKSSLAPGSRVVTDYLVNAGLLEPLEKLGFNVVGYGCTTCIGNSGPLPDEVSKAIEDNDLTVTSVLSGNRNFEGRVHAQVKANYLASPPLVVVYALAGTVDIDLAKDPIGYDQNNQPVYLKDIWPTNQEIQDAINSSINAEAFRKQYSSVFTANEKWNQIDVPKGKLYEWDESSTYIQNPPFFQGLTPEVDDIQEIKGARVLALLGDSVTTDHISPAGNIKVDSPAGKYLINHGVERKDFNSYGSRRGNHEVMMRGTFANIRIRNQVAPGTEGGVTKYIPTGEVMPIYDAAMKYQADGTPLVVIAGKEYGTGSSRDWAAKGTFLLGVKAVIAESFERIHRSNLVGMGVLPLQFAEGVSWKSLNIDGTETFDILGLDNDVKPGQRLKVVATRQDGSQFEFDVICRLDSVVDIEYYRNGGILQTVLRQMQ